A single genomic interval of Spinacia oleracea cultivar Varoflay chromosome 6, BTI_SOV_V1, whole genome shotgun sequence harbors:
- the LOC110792840 gene encoding pentatricopeptide repeat-containing protein At4g21170 codes for MFRTNTLHSYHFIKNFCSKSTPISSPTSSAWRIKAKERQLISQVSSILLQRHNWQSLLKTLYLSPKLTPTIFLQILHKTQENPQISLNFFNWAKSNLVGFQPDLKIHCKIYQILIGSVETHPVKPILDSFIGVEPSTYVVCSMIQACKGTNLHPLAFSSIIECYAEKGFYFDGLKVYREIISYGYLPKISCLNVMLDVLDNTGEFKLGYCLYGSMIRNRIVSNMNTWTVIARILCKNGKFDNVVRLLESGVCNSAIFDLVIDGYSRIGNFEAAIDHVNKMCERNLEAGLFTYGSILDGACKLGDTNVIDLILCAMRERRLLPDCLLLEYDDVIRKFCEMEKSYAAEFLFSRARDEGVKLEDATFGCMLRAFCKGGRVDEAIGLYQIISKENVVIKKSYYQELAESICKESPSELANQLLIRLITKGFFPSVTGVSKFMMKLGEKLDKWNEAEALLSVMLQADIVPDSACCRVLVKNYCSSGQIDSALLLHNKLDKSDTILWDVTTYNILLRKLITEGRVDEAVKIFEFMRSNIVVNRASFLVMISGLYQVKEMRKAMEVHDDMLRMGFKPSSKTYKSLISVFR; via the coding sequence ATGTTCCGCACGAACACACTCCACAGTTACCATTTCATCAAAAACTTTTGTTCAAAATCAACACCAATCTCTTCACCAACTTCATCTGCTTGGAGAATCAAAGCCAAAGAACGCCAATTAATCTCACAAGTCTCCTCAATCCTCCTTCAAAGACACAATTGGCAATCCCTTCTCAAAACCCTTTACCTCTCTCCTAAATTAACCCCAACAATCTTCCTTCAAATCCTCCACAAAACCCAAGAAAACCCCCAAATTTCCCTCAATTTCTTCAACTGGGCAAAATCAAATCTTGTTGGGTTTCAACCAGACCTCAAAATCCACTGCAAAATCTACCAGATTTTAATCGGGTCGGTTGAAACCCACCCAGTTAAACCCATCTTGGATTCGTTCATTGGGGTGGAGCCATCAACCTATGTTGTGTGTTCTATGATTCAAGCTTGTAAAGGTACAAACTTGCACCCTCTTGCTTTTAGTTCAATTATAGAGTGCTATGCTGAAAAGGGATTTTATTTTGATGGCTTAAAAGTGTATAGGGAAATTATATCATATGGTTATTTACCTAAAATTAGTTGTTTGAATGTTATGCTTGATGTTCTAGACAATACTGGTGAGTTCAAATTGGGATATTGTTTATATGGTTCAATGATTCGAAACAGGATTGTGTCAAATATGAATACTTGGACTGTTATTGCTAGGATTCTTTGTAAGAATGGGAAATTTGACAATGTTGTTAGGCTATTGGAATCGGGTGTTTGTAATTCGGCTATTTTCGATTTAGTAATAGATGGTTATAGCAGAATTGGTAACTTTGAAGCTGCAATTGATCATGTAAATAAGATGTGTGAAAGGAACCTTGAGGCGGGGTTGTTCACCTATGGCTCTATTCTTGATGGAGCTTGTAAACTCGGGGATACAAATGTTATTGACTTGATTTTGTGCGCGATGAGAGAAAGGAGATTGCTTCCTGACTGTCTGTTATTGGAGTATGATGATGTTATTAGGAAGTTTTGTGAAATGGAGAAGTCGTATGCAGCTGAATTTTTGTTCAGTAGAGCACGCGATGAGGGAGTTAAACTGGAAGATGCAACATTCGGGTGTATGCTAAGAGCATTTTGCAAAGGAGGGAGAGTAGATGAAGCAATTGGGTTGTATCAGATAATTTCAAAGGAGAATGTTGTGATAAAAAAGAGTTATTATCAAGAATTGGCCGAAAGTATTTGCAAGGAATCGCCCTCAGAACTTGCAAACCAATTGTTGATACGTTTAATTACGAAAGGGTTTTTCCCTTCTGTAACAGGAGTTTCCAAGTTTATGATGAAGCTAGGTGAGAAATTAGATAAATGGAACGAAGCAGAAGCTCTATTGAGTGTAATGTTACAAGCAGATATAGTGCCCGATTCTGCTTGTTGTCGCGTATTAGTTAAGAATTACTGTTCTTCAGGTCAGATTGATTCGGCACTCTTATTGCACAATAAGTTGGATAAATCAGATACAATATTATGGGATGTTACGACTTATAATATACTCCTTCGTAAACTGATTACAGAAGGGAGGGTTGATGAAGCAGTAAAGATATTCGAGTTCATGAGAAGTAATATTGTAGTGAATAGGGCAAGCTTTTTAGTAATGATCAGCGGATTGTATCAAGTAAAGGAAATGAGGAAAGCTATGGAAGTTCATGATGACATGTTAAGAATGGGATTCAAGCCGAGTTCAAAAACTTACAAAAGCTTGATATCTGTTTTTAGATGA